A genomic stretch from Verrucomicrobiota bacterium includes:
- a CDS encoding 3-dehydroquinate synthase, giving the protein MTRMEQLITVQWRHQVCFTRQVFAPGNALLRDVLLELFSGETGKTLVCLDAALAAARPTLTAEIEVYFTAVPGIQLVCPPVTLPGGEAIKVESDHLATLHALVDRHHLDRHSCILCLGGGALLDLVGYAAATAHRGVRLVRLPTTTLSQADSGVGVKNGINAFGKKNFLGTFAPPAAVINDFDFLETLPERDKRAGYSEAVKVACIRDRAFFEALEQRAAELRRCEPSAMAWLVERCAALHLQHIAGSGDPFEMGSARPLDFGHWAAHQLEQLSQYRLRHGEAVAIGIALDTLYASHISLLERGAAERVLALLRALGFALFAEELQQTDAQGRHRILNGLEEFREHLGGRLTITLLAGIGQGIEVHTMDTGIVLRAIQELASYASPTA; this is encoded by the coding sequence ATGACCCGGATGGAACAACTCATAACCGTGCAATGGCGTCACCAGGTGTGCTTCACACGCCAGGTGTTTGCGCCGGGCAATGCCTTGTTGCGCGACGTGTTGCTGGAGCTGTTCTCGGGCGAAACCGGCAAGACGCTGGTTTGCCTGGATGCGGCCCTCGCGGCGGCCCGTCCCACACTGACGGCGGAGATCGAAGTGTATTTCACCGCCGTGCCTGGCATTCAATTGGTTTGCCCGCCGGTAACGCTGCCGGGCGGGGAAGCGATCAAGGTGGAAAGCGACCATTTGGCCACGTTGCACGCGTTGGTGGACCGGCATCATTTGGATCGGCACAGTTGCATCCTCTGCCTGGGCGGCGGGGCGCTGCTGGATCTGGTGGGGTACGCCGCCGCAACGGCGCATCGCGGCGTGCGCCTAGTGCGGCTGCCGACGACGACGCTGAGCCAGGCGGATTCCGGAGTGGGCGTCAAGAACGGCATCAACGCCTTTGGCAAAAAGAATTTTCTCGGCACCTTCGCGCCGCCCGCCGCGGTGATCAACGATTTCGATTTTCTGGAGACCTTGCCCGAGCGCGACAAGCGCGCCGGGTATTCGGAAGCCGTCAAGGTCGCCTGCATTCGGGATCGCGCCTTTTTCGAAGCGCTGGAGCAGCGGGCGGCGGAGCTGCGCCGGTGCGAACCGTCCGCTATGGCGTGGTTGGTGGAGCGCTGCGCGGCGCTGCACTTGCAGCACATTGCCGGCAGCGGCGATCCCTTCGAGATGGGTTCGGCACGGCCGTTGGACTTCGGGCATTGGGCGGCGCATCAACTGGAGCAATTGTCGCAGTACCGCCTGCGGCACGGCGAGGCGGTGGCCATCGGTATCGCGCTGGATACCTTGTACGCGAGTCACATCAGCCTGTTGGAACGCGGCGCGGCGGAGCGCGTGCTGGCGCTGTTGCGCGCGCTGGGCTTTGCGCTGTTTGCGGAGGAATTGCAGCAAACCGACGCGCAAGGCCGCCATCGCATCCTCAACGGGCTGGAGGAATTTCGGGAACACCTGGGCGGACGCCTGACGATCACGTTATTGGCAGGGATAGGGCAGGGGATCGAGGTACACACGATGGATACGGGGATCGTTCTGCGGGCGATTCAGGAATTGGCGAGCTACGCTTCGCCAACGGCCTGA
- a CDS encoding SGNH/GDSL hydrolase family protein: MKSWITKSFLVALALLLTSEFITRVLFAERMSGRFEYGYHPTAGFVEKIGTLYLVKSGGRRFFDQKLSIQRPTETFRAFVIGDSVARGGNPEACYGGQLAKELRLRGFQAESANMALPGYGGHRKLVVLRQALNYQPSLVILHVGNSNEYEDEREYKRSEEFKTWHPKNWLMKIQVVRRLYEVKTEKVYWRWLPQAIRNQRLASDKDAEVAASINPEKLKQWDERVKRFTSESVALAREKHVPILLVSQATRLKRPDGTAYLDDQGMDQLANSLVGDGVYHLSMKEALIRAGMTNDFMDSAHMNPPAHTAMGKAIADLVQEKQLVPAK; this comes from the coding sequence ATGAAATCCTGGATCACCAAATCCTTTCTGGTAGCGCTGGCGCTGTTGCTGACCAGTGAGTTCATCACCCGCGTGTTATTTGCGGAACGGATGTCAGGCCGTTTTGAATACGGGTATCACCCTACGGCGGGATTCGTGGAAAAAATCGGGACTTTATACCTTGTCAAATCTGGCGGACGCCGATTTTTTGATCAGAAACTAAGCATTCAACGCCCGACTGAGACATTTCGCGCCTTTGTCATCGGAGATTCGGTGGCGCGCGGCGGCAACCCCGAGGCGTGCTACGGTGGTCAACTTGCCAAAGAACTGCGACTGCGCGGCTTCCAAGCGGAATCGGCTAATATGGCGCTGCCGGGCTACGGGGGGCATCGCAAATTGGTCGTGCTGCGTCAGGCGCTGAATTATCAGCCCAGCCTGGTGATCCTGCACGTTGGCAACTCCAATGAGTACGAAGATGAGCGCGAATATAAACGCAGCGAGGAATTTAAAACGTGGCATCCCAAAAACTGGCTTATGAAGATTCAAGTGGTGCGCCGGTTATACGAGGTGAAAACAGAAAAGGTGTATTGGCGCTGGTTACCCCAGGCCATCCGTAATCAGCGGCTTGCCTCCGACAAGGACGCCGAGGTGGCGGCCTCCATCAATCCAGAGAAGCTCAAGCAATGGGATGAACGGGTAAAACGCTTTACCAGTGAAAGTGTCGCCCTAGCCCGTGAAAAGCATGTTCCCATTCTATTGGTGAGCCAGGCGACGCGCCTCAAACGTCCGGATGGCACTGCGTATTTGGATGACCAAGGCATGGACCAACTGGCTAATTCCCTGGTCGGTGATGGCGTTTATCATCTCTCCATGAAGGAGGCTCTCATACGAGCGGGGATGACGAATGACTTTATGGACAGTGCCCATATGAATCCTCCGGCACATACAGCAATGGGCAAAGCCATTGCCGACCTGGTGCAGGAAAAACAATTGGTGCCGGCCAAGTGA
- a CDS encoding biopolymer transporter ExbD — MRVKKQEEEAFEIMLIPMIDCMLVIIIFFLVATTLKNTERELPLQLPESAAAVGVQQAPETMVIGVNKEGRAFLGTDTHVEPVDQQALHQRIREAASANPAQRVRIDCDRDTRFEDFVHIVDLCQFEGLKNIGIHTRRNPSDPK, encoded by the coding sequence ATGCGCGTTAAAAAGCAGGAGGAGGAAGCGTTTGAAATCATGCTGATCCCGATGATTGACTGCATGTTGGTCATCATCATTTTCTTCCTCGTCGCCACCACTCTGAAGAACACCGAGCGCGAGCTGCCCCTGCAACTGCCGGAGTCCGCCGCTGCCGTCGGCGTGCAGCAGGCGCCGGAAACCATGGTCATCGGGGTGAACAAGGAAGGCCGCGCATTCCTGGGGACCGATACGCACGTCGAGCCGGTGGACCAACAGGCTTTGCACCAACGGATTCGCGAGGCAGCTTCGGCCAATCCCGCCCAGCGCGTGCGCATTGACTGCGATCGTGATACCCGCTTCGAAGACTTTGTGCATATCGTGGATTTGTGCCAGTTTGAGGGATTGAAGAACATTGGCATTCATACCCGACGCAACCCCAGCGATCCCAAATAA
- a CDS encoding NYN domain-containing protein, whose amino-acid sequence MSIKDTNATMAVFLDLENIALGALDAHYPLFNIQKVLERLLLKGHIVVKKAYCDFDRYKAFKRDLHEAAFELIEIPHLRQSGKNSADIRMVVDALDLCYTKSHVDTFVIISGDSDFSPLVSKLRENAKTVIGVGVKNSTSDLFITNCDEFIYYDDLVRALVAKQRRRTTSSTASATASASANTAAAPARVAEGDVKGPDLVKALEEVLETLEAVAGERGEDGRVWGSMIKQTHKRRNPGFNERAYGFRSFNDLLLEAQRRGLLKLEADEKSGGYIVRTAE is encoded by the coding sequence ATGAGTATTAAAGATACCAACGCCACGATGGCCGTGTTTCTCGATCTGGAAAACATTGCGCTCGGCGCTCTGGACGCCCATTACCCGCTGTTCAACATTCAAAAGGTGCTGGAACGCCTGTTGCTCAAGGGGCATATCGTCGTCAAGAAGGCGTACTGCGATTTCGACCGCTACAAGGCGTTCAAGCGGGACCTGCACGAGGCCGCCTTTGAACTCATCGAAATACCGCACCTGCGGCAGTCGGGTAAAAACTCGGCGGACATCCGCATGGTCGTGGATGCGCTCGACCTCTGCTATACCAAGAGCCACGTGGATACCTTTGTCATCATCAGCGGTGACTCGGACTTTTCGCCGTTGGTCAGCAAACTGCGGGAGAATGCCAAGACGGTGATTGGCGTAGGCGTCAAAAACTCCACCTCCGATCTATTCATCACGAACTGTGATGAATTTATCTATTACGATGATCTGGTGCGCGCTTTGGTCGCGAAGCAGCGCCGCCGTACCACCAGCAGCACCGCCAGCGCCACCGCCAGCGCCAGTGCGAACACGGCAGCCGCTCCCGCGCGGGTGGCGGAAGGCGATGTGAAAGGACCAGACCTGGTCAAGGCCCTCGAAGAAGTGCTGGAAACCTTGGAAGCCGTGGCCGGTGAACGGGGCGAAGATGGCCGGGTCTGGGGCTCCATGATCAAGCAGACGCATAAACGGCGCAACCCCGGATTCAATGAACGCGCCTATGGGTTCCGCTCCTTCAATGACCTGCTCTTAGAGGCGCA
- a CDS encoding MBOAT family O-acyltransferase, which produces MSFISWQYALFLTAVVGLYWQLPGRARVLLILAASYFFYGVWDVRFLALLLTSTTIDYFCGLAMVRQRLPNWRVFLTASLPVGWLAGCTLAVGNQGAVAAWILGASAVFPFLFTLLYHVLWRQPETNQRKAFLVLSILTNLVVLGFFKYFNFFAANVLELCGWLGWQPGWVLPHIILPVAISFYTFQSIAYSVDIYRGKAEPVRDFFTFAAYLSFFPQLVSGPIERPNDLVPQFVKPNAFDLASFHRGLRLILVGLFKKVFVADNCALLANYVFTPNTALNAPWALLGVVAFAFQIYCDFSGYVDIARGSARLLGFHLNMNFRFPYFARGPSDFWQRWHITLSSWFRDYVYIPLGGNRLGEWVTLRNLWITMLLAGLWHGASWLFVLWGAYHALLLSLYRLIPPLQRLESSSEGATWRVPLSMSVMFLFTLVGWALFRCQDMGVLLAWCRALTHWSTSGVLPALKPFYWLLLHVLPLLALQAATWKSRDEVEVAHWYWGVRGIVYALLFMAVSASVSSDVEFLYFKF; this is translated from the coding sequence ATGTCGTTTATCTCGTGGCAATATGCGCTGTTCTTAACAGCGGTGGTTGGTTTGTACTGGCAGTTGCCGGGGCGGGCTCGGGTACTGCTGATACTGGCCGCCAGTTACTTTTTTTACGGCGTCTGGGATGTCCGGTTTCTGGCCTTGCTGCTTACTTCCACCACGATAGATTACTTCTGCGGCCTGGCAATGGTGCGCCAGCGGCTACCCAACTGGCGGGTATTTCTCACCGCCTCACTCCCCGTGGGCTGGCTGGCGGGTTGCACGCTGGCCGTTGGCAACCAAGGCGCCGTCGCGGCGTGGATATTGGGAGCATCCGCCGTGTTTCCCTTCCTCTTTACCTTGCTGTATCATGTATTATGGCGGCAACCGGAAACCAACCAGCGCAAGGCCTTTTTGGTACTCAGTATTCTCACCAACCTGGTGGTGCTGGGTTTCTTCAAATACTTCAATTTTTTCGCCGCCAATGTTTTGGAATTATGCGGTTGGCTGGGATGGCAACCCGGCTGGGTGCTGCCGCACATTATTCTGCCGGTGGCGATTTCCTTCTACACGTTTCAATCCATTGCGTATTCTGTGGATATCTACCGGGGCAAGGCCGAGCCGGTCCGGGATTTTTTTACGTTCGCCGCCTATCTTTCCTTTTTCCCGCAGCTCGTCTCCGGCCCGATTGAACGTCCCAATGACCTGGTGCCGCAATTCGTGAAACCCAATGCGTTCGACCTCGCCAGCTTTCATCGCGGATTGCGTCTGATTTTGGTGGGGTTGTTCAAAAAAGTTTTTGTGGCGGATAATTGCGCCCTGCTGGCCAATTATGTCTTTACGCCCAACACCGCGTTAAACGCGCCCTGGGCGCTGCTGGGGGTGGTGGCGTTTGCCTTCCAAATTTACTGCGATTTCTCCGGGTACGTGGATATTGCCCGCGGCTCGGCGCGCCTGCTCGGTTTTCATTTAAACATGAATTTCCGGTTTCCCTATTTTGCTCGCGGACCATCCGACTTCTGGCAACGGTGGCATATCACTCTGTCGTCGTGGTTTCGCGATTATGTCTATATTCCACTTGGGGGCAACCGGCTGGGCGAATGGGTGACGCTGCGCAACCTGTGGATCACCATGTTGCTGGCCGGGCTCTGGCATGGCGCGAGCTGGCTGTTCGTGCTGTGGGGTGCCTACCACGCGCTGTTGCTGTCGCTCTACCGTTTGATCCCCCCCCTGCAACGCCTGGAAAGTTCCAGCGAAGGTGCCACCTGGCGGGTGCCACTGAGCATGAGCGTGATGTTTCTCTTTACCTTGGTGGGTTGGGCGTTATTCCGCTGCCAGGATATGGGCGTCCTGCTGGCGTGGTGCCGGGCGCTCACGCACTGGAGCACCAGCGGGGTATTGCCGGCGTTGAAACCATTCTATTGGTTGTTGCTGCATGTGCTGCCACTCCTGGCATTGCAAGCTGCCACTTGGAAGTCGCGCGATGAGGTCGAAGTCGCGCATTGGTACTGGGGCGTGCGCGGTATCGTCTATGCGTTGTTGTTCATGGCGGTGTCGGCCTCGGTTTCCAGCGACGTGGAATTCCTCTACTTCAAGTTTTAA
- a CDS encoding MotA/TolQ/ExbB proton channel family protein: MKYTHLSLLTVLALCLGTGKLAAADPVNPTPTVSSMRSSLLGNPTNNTAVATNTAANSNLATTNAPGMYTAGGWGKKLKQGGNTAIIQILISMFGAGFIFERFSRCRRKHIVPEGLSDRARELWKAGKYAELEALGEKEPSILARGISFVVRHRQNSAADVSALAGEFVSRELSLHHQKAYPLGVVATLEPLLGLLGMILGMIETFETVALAGSLGDPTALASGIAEALVTTGLGLATAIPFLALYHYFKSKTNGFATILEEEMTDLITEWLMTKEKEGKNAR; this comes from the coding sequence ATGAAATACACGCATTTATCGCTCTTGACAGTACTGGCCCTTTGTCTTGGCACGGGAAAGCTGGCCGCGGCTGATCCAGTCAACCCCACGCCAACTGTATCCAGCATGCGCTCAAGCCTGTTGGGCAACCCCACTAATAATACTGCGGTTGCCACGAACACCGCAGCCAACAGCAATCTGGCGACCACTAATGCCCCGGGAATGTACACAGCGGGCGGCTGGGGCAAAAAGCTCAAGCAGGGTGGTAACACGGCCATCATTCAAATCCTGATTTCCATGTTCGGCGCGGGTTTCATCTTTGAGCGGTTCAGCCGGTGCCGGCGCAAACACATCGTGCCGGAAGGTCTATCAGACCGCGCGCGCGAACTGTGGAAAGCGGGCAAATATGCCGAGCTGGAAGCCTTGGGTGAAAAGGAACCCAGCATCTTGGCGCGGGGCATCTCGTTCGTGGTCCGGCACCGGCAAAATTCAGCGGCGGACGTCTCCGCCTTGGCCGGCGAGTTTGTGTCGCGGGAACTTTCCTTGCATCATCAAAAGGCGTATCCGCTGGGAGTCGTGGCCACGCTGGAACCGTTGCTGGGATTGCTGGGGATGATCCTGGGCATGATTGAAACCTTTGAAACCGTGGCGCTGGCCGGGTCGCTGGGCGATCCCACTGCGCTGGCCTCCGGCATTGCCGAAGCACTGGTGACGACCGGCTTGGGACTGGCGACCGCCATCCCCTTCCTGGCACTCTACCATTATTTCAAGAGCAAGACCAACGGCTTCGCCACCATTCTGGAAGAAGAGATGACGGACCTGATCACCGAATGGCTGATGACCAAGGAAAAGGAGGGGAAGAATGCGCGTTAA